In Hyperolius riggenbachi isolate aHypRig1 chromosome 1, aHypRig1.pri, whole genome shotgun sequence, the genomic window gcggaattccgttttcctCGATTCCGGTCAGAAATTGGCGATTCCGGTCcttcgcatcggaacggaatttctataGCGTTCTGACGGAATTACGGAATTGCTATGCGTAATTCCATCGGAATGCAGATTgttttttaagccaatcacaaggaagaccctagaagaagcttaaagtgaaaacaacaagatttttgcatgaaaatcggaatttcagcaccaattagaggcctaacaaaaaacaaccaacaggttttctgcatgaaaatcggaattatttcagcaccaattgtaattgtaatgactgccgtggaaccacctctaggtcccatagcctacgtgacaactcctgctgctccaaaccaaacttataatgaccgctgtggaaccacctctaggtcccatagtctacgcgacaactcctgctgctccaaaccaaaattgtaatgaccgccgtggaaccacctctaggtcccatagcctacgctacaactcctgctgctccaaaccaaacttataatgactgccgtagaaccacctctaggttccatggcttacacgacaactcctgctgcaaaatagaaaacaaaaaaaaacggtggaacagccactaggtcccatggcctacgatttATCAAAAATGAGGTTTCAATTGAGATTACTGAAATGTTACCATCGGAATGtggaattacacaaaattacgacTGAATGTAATGGTTGTCGAATTTAGCGCTGACGGAAttacgcggaatcggaaattgcactttccgatcatccctaaagactatatatattctgtacaaCTCTGTGGAAGATATCGGGGGTTATATAAATATTAAGGATGTTGTTATAACTGAGGCCCTCGCATCTCACCGCAACACcaaaaaaattgattcatatgaccctgcggcagaatgCGTTgacagagtcatatgcatagcaccccccTTGCATGACTCCACCCCTCGtttagtgacgtactccctgctggacatgaagtacgtcactgggattcctggcctTCCGTCGTATTTGCGTTGTTTCACGCATGCACACTGCAGCATCGCCACCAACATATCTAAAGTTTTGGTGTTGCACATTGACTTATATGCATTTGGTCACTGCAAAAAAATCCGATAGTAATGCACTGTTAACTCTGCGGCGGGTCAGGGGGGTGGATTGGAAGCTACTTGCGCAATGTGACGTAGTTAGGCCACTaagattcactaaccggtgctaactcagttagcacgtctTAAGGCTCGGGACGTGCAAActagagtgctaagtagtttgcacgtccaaagctattactgtttgcgcgcaaagtttagcgtggTGCGCACAAAACGTTGCACGGTGCGCATGAAATGTTGCACCTGTGCGGCCAAAATGTCGCATCGGTGTGCCCGAGCACCGATGTGAGGTTTCGGGCGCACAGGTTCCATGCTTCGGGCACACAGGTGCGGTGCTTTGAGTACACCGGTGCGACGTTTCACGCACACCAACTTAACGCAAAACTTTTGTGCGAATATTAGTGCGCGCAAAGGCACTTTGCAtgcgctaaggggcttttcactggcgtgctaacacttagcacccttttgtgaataaggcccccatacactttctttgctgttgcattatcctgcgtgcagaaaggataatgcaatgcagtgtaaaaggggcctaaataaTAATGTAATCAGTAATTACCCTTAAATacatacgatacatacatagatatatgactatggtagggaatagattgtgagcccctctgagggacagttatggtgacaagacaatatactctgtactgtaaatactaaataataatagtaatatttacCCTATTTTTACTGCCACGGTACCAAATATTTGCTACCTATTTTCTAGCATCTGTGAAAAGATCTCAGTACATGAGTACTCCCATATTTTCTAATTTTACATAAAGACTGAAACAAGGAGACTGTGGTTGAGCAGTTGAAAAGGATTCAAGATGCATCCTGTTGAAAAGGGCCGCCCACTGTAAAAACTGCTACAAATAGTGGGCAATTTGTGCTCggtatttgtagctgcagtttgcatagtACTGTAGGTGGCCCTGGTGTCCACTATTGAGGGTTAAATTTAGGCACCCACtacggggtggttaaggttagttaAGGTTTGGCACTGTCAGGAGGGTTCTGGTTAGGCCACACCAggtgggtttaaggttaggcatccaccagggggtggttaaagttaggcaccaccagaagggaTACGGTTAGCtaccccctccccacctcccGGGAGAGGTTAGATCATAGTTAAATATTactaaatattaccgatatttgactatatgaatgaagtagtagaatattggtaaatttaccgatattctgctaCTGGCTATTTCCTGCGCCCTTTCCAAAAGGCACCTTTATCAAATATGTGCGGTGGTGGTGACAGAAGCATAGACATTAATTAATAGGAAAgtcagtaatcctgcgcttaccatgtcagtttctgctgcctccgctggcagcgcatctgggacttccggtgcggctgcccacattgtcagggatggtgtcagcagcATTCATGCAGAGATCCGGCCGCATGATTCTCAGACTGCAAATGAGGGTGGACACATGCATTGTCGGCGACGCccctcttatgctctaaggaaacgtgtcagctgatcacctgtcagctgacatgcatggctccacctccggtGCCTGATCGGCCAAACGGCTCAGGGGCGTGGTTGCCTGCTTACTTGGGCTATTTAAGAGCTGTGCTTACACTTGCTCACTGTcgtctctagctaacacttcgcagtgaaggcttcagaccttagtcagatctgtgtgtgctttgatccggcaggaccccagggatttcacactagcttaggaaaaatatattattgttgattattatactgtgtttgacctttgcctgtttctctgactactctttgcctcatgattctgtacctctgccaatctgatctgctgccaatctctgcctgaatacttactctgattttgccttacgattctgtacctctgcctatctgatccgttgccgacctctgcctgtatactcaccctgatcttgcctgccgattttgtactttatctgtcagatctgttaccgactcgATTGCCTGACCATTCTTGTATCTTATTATTTGTACTCGGTGTTAGTACTGCCTTCTAATAACACTGTCTGTAGACATTCCCATTGAGGGAATGTTtgatatttgtctgtctgctagtgctcacacactagcagatcgttactagagttgggccgaacctccgattttaggttcgcgaaccgggttcgcgaactttcgcggaaggtacggttcacgttaaagttcgcgaaccgcaatagacttcaatggggatgcgaactttgaaaaaaaaaaattatgctggccacaaaagtgatggaaaagatgtttcaaggggtctaacacctagaggggggcatggcggagtgggatacacgccaaaagtccccaggaaaaatctggatttgacgcaaagcagcgttttaagggcagaaatcatattgaatgctaaatgacaggcctaaagtgctttaaaacatcttgcatgtgtatacatcaatcaggtagtgtaattaaggtactgcttcacactgacacaccaaactgttcactgaacagaacaggtatacagtggcgggttcactgaacagaacgggtatgcagtggcaggttcactgaccagaacaggtatacagtggcgggttcactgaacagaacaggtatgcagtggcgggttcactgaacagaacaggtatacagtggcgggttcactgaacagaacaggtatgcagtggcgggttcactgaacagaacaggtatacagtggcgggttcactgaacagaacaggtatgcaatggcgggttcactgaacagaacaggtatacagtggcgggttcactgaacagaacaggtatacagtggcgggttcactgaacagaacaggtatgcagtggcgggttcactgaacagaacaggtatgcagtggcaggttcactgaacaggtatgaagtggtgggttcacagaacaggtatgcagtggtgggttcacagtacaggtatgcagtggtgggttcacagaacaggtatgcagtggtgggttcacagaacaggtatgcagtggtgggttcacagaacaggtatgcagtggtgggttcacagaacaggtatgcagtggtgggttcacagaacaggtatgcagtggtgggttcacagtacaggtatgcagtggtaggttcacagtacaggtatgcagtggtgggttcacagaacaggtatgcagtggcgggttcactgaacaggtatgcagtggtgggttcacagtacaggtatgcagtggtgggttcacagaacaggtatgcagccagggacaagctaagcctaactaatctttccctatgagagagagtgtgcagcagctcgccttaCTCTCACTAATgtaggcaggcagtggcacacgagtgaccgtaatggccgccgctgcctgccttatataaggggggtggggctccaggggctagtgtagcctaattggctacactgggcctgctgactgtgatgtagagggtcaaagttgaccctccatggtgcattatggggcgaaccgaacttccgcaaaggttcgcctgcgggacgcgaacgcgaaccacggaagttcgcatggaaccgttcgcaggcgaaccgttcggcccaactctaatcgttACAAGGAACTTATGGTTTTCAAAGAGTTATGGTAAGCTACAGTCTAATTCATCACATCCTTCACTCATAGTTGAAATATCAGTTTTCATCTTAACTCACAGACTCACCTACTGTCGGCTGAATCACCAACAGAAACAGGTAGATCCGGTACAGGTCTATTTCTTAATATGAATGATCTTGTTGGAACTTTATTCCCTTTAGGTTTCACTATTTGACCAGCATCCACTGTCCCATATAAATCATTGTCAACCATGGCTCCTTGGAACTCAAAAAAGTCAGGGCTGCCAGACTCTGTCGGCTCCCTGATATCCAGTGATGTGTAACTTCCAGGCTCCTGTTTATCAGGCAAGATTTCCCGATCTTGGTGTTTGGAATGTGCAGAAATATTATTATTTGTTTCCCCTATTACCAAATAATCCGTAAATAGATCTGTTACATTTTCACTAGATTCACTCTGTAGAACATCAGCTGGCAAATTGGATTTACATCCAGGTAGTGTGGAAGTCCCACCATGTTCCTCTGAGGTGCGTTCATTTATCCTCTCTGCATAAACAACAGCATCTTCACCGGCCCAGTCTTCCTTCTCTAACACTTCCTGTATCTTCTTGAGAATCCTTTTTCGGTGTCCAGTGAGCGATATTCCCATTTCCTGAAGCCTTTCATTGTCTATCTGTGCACAGTCTGAGACAGTTTGATAGCCTGATACCTGGAAGAATGGCTGATAGATTTCTAAATGGATATCAGCCAGCAACTGTCCAACATCATATTTATAGTTCACGGTCATGATGTTATTCTTAGGCTAAAACAATGCATTATCAATATTGCACACTTGGTAATTCACCAGAACAGAGATGGTTTGTGTGAGTCAGCAATACCTGGAAAACAAAAAGTGAAGTATGAGATTAAACATAATTCGTAGTAATTTTAAGTATTTGAATAAACTCATAAATAATTCAATTGTTTTCACTAGAAACTATCGTATGGTATATGCACATCAGACGGAGGTaaaatgtttttcattttttcttttcattattTTGAAGAGTAAGGCTACACAACAGCAGCCTCACTGTCTTTAGTACACTGTCCTCACCCATCCCACATAACATGTGGGTCCCACTGTACACCCACATCAGGAACATCTACCCTTTCCAGTCCATGCACATGCAATGGTGTCATCAATTGCATGCAagtgaccaatgaaaatcctcctcgGTGGGGATTCTCATTGGTTAAAACTCAAAACCAATGGGAAGCCCTGTTAGGAGGTGTAAAGATGCTTTGCTGAGTGACTATTGTAACCAGAAAGCCCGCAGAAGAAGGAATGGCATGCCGTGTGTGTCTATGCAGCCAACAGATGATTGGCATGTTTCCTAGAGGGTGATTGTTGTCTCGGGAGCAGCGATGTCCCGGCAGGCAACAggagagaaacttttttttttttcgtttttttttttttttttttacagcaactaAGTAGGGAGTAAAAAATAACTCCCTTTACAAAAGTAAAATACAGGCATTTGGGGCTCCCAGATTCCTAAGGATGCCAGTGGGACATAAAACCATTGAGACATTACACCGTATCTCAGCAGGTGAAAAGATCTAGCCTATGTTTAATGGTGCCTCATTTATTCAGCAGCTTGATCTTTACAATTGCATATGGGGAGAAGAACCAACTAGGCGATTATTCACCTAAGTGAGTTTTttcctgtgggggaggggggggggcttaatgGAATTAGGCAACGAGTTTGTGAATTGCATGGGACCCATGGTGAGAGTGATGGCCACTTATTTGGCCACCAAACAAAAAGCACTTTGGGCAGAGTCAAAAAGAAATTAAGATtcaatcaagcatgtgtacattTTGTGTAATGTTTACCCCTTACCAGGTGCCAGTGCTGTGCAGGTTTCTGTACAAACATTGTAATCTATGTGCTTTTAGTACCACTTTCATTTCTGTGAAAGGAATGTATGTCAAACTCCCATAGATAGGAAGATATAGCAGTTGGCTTGTGTAAAATTAAAACTGAAACTAAAGTAGACTGAAGTCCACAACTTATCTACACAATCAGTTGGTCGGCAGACCCAGTCCACCCTGAGCACTAAGAAAGAGTTGGGAGGTTTGACAAGTGGAAAAGTCTAgtattaaagtcaatgggcttgattcacaaaagagtgctaactgatagcccggccgttttcgcgcaaattttcgcgtTTCGCGCGATTGTGAATTTTAGTGCGAAACGATAACATTTTTGCGCACAAACCGATATAGTTTATACGCACACATTTGCATTTGCGCACGAAACCATTATCGTTACcagtcttttgtgaatcaagcccaatatctgaAAAATTTGAGTCTTTTTAAGTCATTGTAACTACTAGCtgtgaataatcttttttttttccccacacctCTGATTATGCATTGTTTTCATCGGTTCCGTTTTGACTTCCCAGGTTTGTAAAACAGAAGTAGAGTGACTTAAATTCACTAAAAATGAAGGAGCCTGCAATGTTATAATTGTAGCAAAGTTTCAGTTCTTAAAGTTATaacttagatagatagatgcaagCATGTCTCCAACGTGCATTCTGCATGACATATGCAGCTGAAGGCTagaggcagacattgggagttcaGCTTACAATCGGTTCAAACATTATTAGGAGAGGGACAAAAGTTGGTGGGCGGGGCAGCCTAtacttggacatgttggaaataatcgatctgccagaaaatctgccagaaaatcttataGTGTGTGCCTAGCATAACGAGCCTGTTATAGTGTGACATATTGCACAATTGGCTGGACTTTTGGCTCCTTTTGTGTTTTTTGGGGCTTTGGATTTCCC contains:
- the ARAP2 gene encoding arf-GAP with Rho-GAP domain, ANK repeat and PH domain-containing protein 2, whose translation is MTVNYKYDVGQLLADIHLEIYQPFFQVSGYQTVSDCAQIDNERLQEMGISLTGHRKRILKKIQEVLEKEDWAGEDAVVYAERINERTSEEHGGTSTLPGCKSNLPADVLQSESSENVTDLFTDYLVIGETNNNISAHSKHQDREILPDKQEPGSYTSLDIREPTESGSPDFFEFQGAMVDNDLYGTVDAGQIVKPKGNKVPTRSFILRNRPVPDLPVSVGDSADSSYSLHITTYTDTRGDVTINSQNKQSGDDNLNPISPYEETFFFRDSESTKEDRGDTSPFCSNDDNGSNESPLNNVRSPASVVLSSVNSGSEESIYSTLEECIHEVGTMSSVSSEDPIIQSPLDTSSQTCTNSSRSSGPVFQEEFSITPYASFYGPTAMLSKAGWLDKLSPHREPKDAVEQFSQCAAHTDASVVGWAIAISTLVNGSYESFIPDLREVTGIQDQVD